The proteins below come from a single Halostagnicola larsenii XH-48 genomic window:
- a CDS encoding stage II sporulation protein M, which produces MNGPERDDADDGRQNPSASANPSTGAARGPGAKAPVADASPNAVRNWSALLSFLALASFLSAGTALFVSETPRAAAGATMLGLGLVGTAVVSRTMAPNLLYRLSAAWAEHRRYVWFSGGLFALGIAAGIALAAAGVDLTQLFLELIMEELEGAEVDPDGLGGGGGVALETSATFFILNNTPPFLASILGALTLGLFTFFVMTLNGLIVGNIAVAIGGEVGYGLVVALLVPHGIFELTALFVGAGVGFRFVYRAGERVLGKRPALFTKPYLARTALLVVFAWLMLVVAAFVEAYLTIPVAEFLFPTQTA; this is translated from the coding sequence ATGAACGGTCCCGAACGTGACGATGCCGACGACGGCCGTCAGAACCCCTCCGCAAGCGCGAATCCGTCGACGGGTGCCGCTCGAGGGCCGGGCGCGAAAGCGCCGGTGGCCGACGCGAGTCCGAACGCGGTCAGAAACTGGAGCGCGTTGCTGTCGTTTCTCGCGCTCGCCTCGTTTCTGTCGGCCGGAACGGCGTTGTTCGTCTCCGAAACTCCCCGCGCCGCGGCGGGAGCGACGATGCTCGGGCTCGGACTGGTCGGGACCGCGGTCGTCTCACGCACGATGGCCCCGAACCTCCTCTACCGGCTCTCTGCCGCGTGGGCCGAACACCGCCGGTACGTCTGGTTCTCGGGCGGCCTCTTCGCGCTCGGGATCGCTGCCGGTATCGCACTCGCCGCCGCCGGAGTCGACCTGACCCAGCTGTTCCTCGAGCTCATCATGGAGGAACTCGAGGGCGCGGAGGTCGATCCGGACGGCCTCGGGGGCGGTGGCGGCGTCGCGCTCGAGACCTCGGCGACCTTTTTCATCCTCAACAACACGCCGCCGTTTCTCGCGTCGATCCTCGGCGCGCTGACTCTCGGCTTGTTCACGTTCTTCGTCATGACGCTCAACGGGCTGATCGTCGGGAACATCGCCGTCGCTATCGGCGGGGAAGTCGGCTACGGCCTGGTCGTCGCACTGCTCGTCCCCCACGGTATCTTCGAACTGACTGCGCTGTTCGTCGGTGCGGGCGTCGGCTTCAGGTTCGTTTACCGGGCAGGAGAACGCGTTCTCGGCAAGCGACCGGCGCTGTTCACGAAACCGTACCTCGCCCGGACGGCGCTGTTGGTCGTCTTCGCCTGGCTCATGCTCGTCGTCGCGGCGTTCGTCGAAGCCTACCTGACGATTCCGGTCGCGGAATTCCTCTTCCCGACGCAGACGGCGTGA
- a CDS encoding amidohydrolase — MTTLEITGGEVLRPDTTVERADVLVDQDAGTILEIGSDLGGTADETLDATDSLVTPGFVNGHTHVAMALLRGYADDKPLEAWLREDIWPAEGAMTPEDIRAGAELGILEMIKGGTTAFADMYFEVPEIVAAVEKSGVRAVLGHGIVTVGKDDAAAREDAAESLAVAEEFDGAADGRISTVFAPHSLTTVDSTYLEEFVPKARDAGVPVHYHANETEDEVAPIVDEHGVRPLEYAAEHGLLESEDFVAHGVHVDDREIELLAEAGTSVIHCPASNMKLASGMAPVQRLLDAGVTVGLGTDGAASNNDLSMLDEARDAAMLGKLAASDASAVAAGSVVEMLTAGSADALGLESGRIEPGAPADFAVIDLEKPHLVPAHDLVSHLAYAAQAGDVRHTICDGAVLMSDREVLTIDEPRVIERARERAAALSDRLEE, encoded by the coding sequence ATGACGACGCTCGAGATCACCGGCGGGGAGGTACTGCGTCCCGATACCACAGTCGAACGCGCCGACGTACTGGTCGATCAGGACGCGGGAACGATCCTCGAGATCGGATCCGACCTCGGCGGGACGGCCGACGAAACGCTCGACGCCACGGACTCGCTCGTGACGCCCGGGTTCGTCAACGGTCACACGCACGTCGCGATGGCGCTCCTTCGCGGGTACGCGGACGACAAACCGCTCGAGGCGTGGCTCCGGGAGGACATCTGGCCCGCGGAGGGAGCGATGACCCCGGAAGACATTCGCGCCGGCGCGGAACTGGGCATTCTCGAGATGATCAAGGGCGGGACGACGGCCTTTGCGGACATGTACTTCGAGGTCCCCGAAATCGTCGCTGCGGTCGAGAAATCTGGCGTTCGAGCCGTGCTCGGACACGGAATCGTCACCGTCGGCAAGGACGACGCGGCGGCACGCGAGGACGCCGCCGAAAGTCTCGCCGTTGCCGAAGAGTTCGACGGTGCCGCAGACGGCCGAATCTCGACGGTGTTCGCCCCGCACTCGCTGACGACCGTCGACTCGACGTACCTCGAGGAGTTCGTGCCGAAAGCGCGCGACGCGGGCGTTCCAGTTCACTACCACGCGAACGAGACCGAAGACGAAGTCGCGCCGATCGTCGACGAACACGGGGTGCGGCCCCTCGAGTACGCCGCCGAACACGGCTTGCTCGAGTCCGAAGACTTCGTCGCACACGGTGTCCACGTCGATGACCGGGAGATCGAACTGCTCGCCGAGGCCGGAACGAGCGTGATCCACTGTCCCGCCTCGAACATGAAACTGGCCAGCGGCATGGCACCGGTGCAGCGCCTGCTCGACGCGGGCGTCACCGTCGGCCTCGGCACGGACGGTGCGGCCTCGAACAACGACCTCTCGATGCTCGACGAAGCCCGAGACGCGGCGATGCTCGGCAAACTCGCGGCCTCGGACGCGAGCGCCGTCGCCGCCGGCTCCGTCGTCGAGATGCTCACGGCGGGGAGCGCCGACGCGCTGGGTCTCGAGTCGGGGCGTATCGAACCCGGTGCTCCGGCCGATTTCGCGGTGATCGACCTCGAGAAGCCCCACCTCGTGCCGGCACACGACCTCGTGAGCCACCTGGCGTATGCTGCCCAAGCGGGCGACGTGCGACACACGATCTGTGACGGGGCGGTCCTCATGTCCGACCGCGAGGTACTGACGATCGACGAACCGCGGGTTATAGAGCGCGCGAGAGAACGAGCAGCCGCACTCTCGGATCGTCTCGAGGAGTAA
- the nasA gene encoding assimilatory nitrate reductase NasA has protein sequence MTEHVPTTCMRCAVGCGHVQRAVETGYGLDVVRGDAAHPVNQGLACQRGVSETADPDGEWLTRPLVRRDGELVPTTWETALERAAEGLGTAHAGGSNHVAVLGSGQQTNEAAYALGKLARGGLGTRYYDANTTLCMASAVTAYYDAFGSDAPPPTYDDVPEAETHLVWGANPAAAHPVLFRWIRQSAAEDGCELLVVDPIESETAEVADAHVAPDPGGDLELARAVLARLVETDRIDEPFIADATTGFKDLRAQLPDAEPAANAAGVPLETVDRLADALERDTLLYWGMGVNQSVDGTQTAAALIDLCLSTGNLGPGTGPFSLTGQANSMGTRVCSSKGTWPGHRDFGDPAHRAEVADEWGVSVETLPDDPGPGPVGILEAVEDEVEAVYAVATNPAVGMPDTTRVRRRLEDTFLVVQDAFHSETVEFADVVLPATTWGESEGTAMNMERTVSRVRAATDTPSGVKTDLELIAELATRLAPGLFERSPEPASIFDEFAELTAGTLADCSGISYDRLEEERAVRWPAPTREDAGGYRYYDGPTTEQGETSETERLEGPASDRWSFPTSSGRARFSAGEGVGLPEPPDESYPLTLTTARRPGAYNTGVRTRDDEPPTARVSAGTAAALAAELEGPDDERYGRITSRRASILARVEVDEAIPDGVVWLPIHHPDVNDLTIPAVDPRSKEPNFKQCAVRLEAPTDAAAISLEEVTA, from the coding sequence GTGACTGAGCACGTCCCTACCACGTGTATGCGATGTGCAGTCGGCTGTGGTCACGTACAACGAGCCGTCGAAACCGGTTACGGGTTAGACGTCGTTCGCGGCGACGCCGCACACCCGGTCAATCAGGGACTCGCCTGTCAACGGGGCGTCAGCGAGACGGCCGACCCCGACGGCGAGTGGCTCACGCGCCCGCTCGTCCGACGAGACGGCGAACTCGTTCCGACGACCTGGGAGACCGCCCTCGAGCGCGCCGCCGAAGGACTCGGAACGGCCCACGCCGGCGGTTCGAATCACGTTGCAGTGCTGGGAAGCGGCCAGCAGACGAACGAGGCGGCCTACGCACTCGGCAAACTCGCCCGCGGCGGCTTGGGCACGCGCTACTACGATGCGAACACGACCCTCTGTATGGCGAGTGCGGTTACCGCCTACTACGACGCCTTCGGGAGCGACGCGCCGCCGCCGACCTACGACGACGTTCCCGAGGCCGAAACCCACCTGGTCTGGGGGGCGAACCCGGCGGCCGCACATCCGGTGTTGTTCCGCTGGATCCGCCAGTCCGCGGCCGAGGACGGCTGCGAACTGCTCGTCGTCGATCCGATCGAGAGCGAAACGGCCGAGGTCGCAGACGCCCACGTCGCACCCGACCCCGGCGGGGACCTCGAGCTGGCTCGAGCCGTCCTCGCGCGCCTCGTCGAGACGGATCGAATCGACGAGCCCTTTATCGCCGACGCGACGACGGGGTTCAAAGACCTTCGAGCGCAACTGCCCGACGCCGAACCGGCAGCGAACGCGGCGGGCGTCCCCCTCGAGACCGTCGACCGACTCGCGGACGCACTCGAGCGCGATACCCTGCTGTACTGGGGGATGGGCGTCAACCAGAGCGTCGACGGGACGCAGACCGCGGCCGCCCTGATCGACCTCTGTCTGTCGACCGGTAACCTCGGGCCCGGAACGGGGCCGTTCTCGTTGACGGGGCAGGCGAACTCGATGGGGACCCGCGTCTGTTCCTCGAAAGGGACCTGGCCCGGTCACCGGGACTTCGGCGATCCGGCTCACCGAGCCGAAGTCGCCGACGAGTGGGGCGTGTCGGTCGAAACCCTGCCCGACGATCCGGGCCCCGGCCCCGTCGGTATCCTCGAGGCCGTCGAGGACGAGGTCGAGGCCGTCTACGCCGTCGCGACCAATCCCGCCGTCGGAATGCCGGATACAACGCGGGTTCGCCGACGGCTCGAGGACACGTTCCTCGTCGTGCAGGACGCCTTCCACAGCGAGACGGTCGAGTTCGCGGACGTCGTGCTCCCGGCCACGACGTGGGGCGAATCCGAGGGAACGGCGATGAACATGGAACGAACCGTTTCGCGGGTACGTGCGGCGACGGACACGCCGTCGGGCGTCAAGACCGACCTCGAATTGATCGCCGAACTGGCGACGCGTCTCGCGCCGGGACTGTTCGAGCGATCCCCGGAGCCGGCGTCGATCTTCGACGAGTTCGCCGAACTCACCGCGGGGACGCTCGCGGACTGTTCGGGAATCAGCTACGACCGGCTCGAGGAGGAGCGAGCGGTTCGCTGGCCGGCACCGACGCGCGAGGACGCCGGCGGGTACCGGTACTACGATGGGCCGACGACCGAACAGGGCGAGACGTCCGAAACGGAGCGCCTCGAGGGACCCGCGAGCGACCGGTGGTCGTTTCCGACGTCGAGCGGACGCGCTCGGTTCTCGGCCGGGGAGGGCGTCGGGCTTCCGGAGCCCCCCGACGAGAGCTATCCGCTGACGCTGACCACCGCGCGCCGGCCGGGCGCGTACAACACCGGGGTTCGAACCCGCGACGACGAACCGCCGACGGCGCGGGTCAGCGCCGGGACCGCCGCCGCGCTGGCGGCCGAACTCGAGGGGCCGGACGACGAACGGTACGGTCGCATCACCTCCCGGCGAGCGTCGATACTCGCCCGGGTCGAGGTCGACGAGGCGATTCCGGACGGCGTCGTCTGGCTTCCGATCCATCACCCGGACGTGAACGATCTCACGATTCCGGCCGTCGATCCCCGGTCGAAGGAGCCGAATTTTAAACAGTGTGCCGTGCGTCTCGAGGCCCCGACCGACGCCGCTGCGATCTCACTCGAGGAAGTCACGGCCTAG
- the tatC gene encoding twin-arginine translocase subunit TatC, which yields MPDDSAGDEDAASTSGSAEPLPTATEEKPEAKTDGEGYVGDNSEHKEEYPDPDDDIGGISTPPDDEEMPLADHIEEMVLRLAVVFLFGAAGTAIGILWASEGISFIWSDVVPQATERPPHLYSPLELWLTRIKLSALLGIMIALPMLIYQCYLFMRPGLYPNERKYYLAAVPTSVVLGGLGMIFSYIVVLPILFSYFTFYSEGSAEIAYALGETFNLVITLTGFLAIVFQIPLFIMLAIMLGVTTRRWLAQKRLYFWTAFAGLSFMFTMDPTFMAPIFVAITMILLFEGTLLIVKWTGRE from the coding sequence ATGCCGGACGACTCGGCTGGCGATGAGGACGCTGCGTCCACGAGTGGCTCCGCTGAGCCACTGCCAACCGCAACGGAGGAGAAACCCGAGGCGAAGACCGACGGCGAGGGATACGTCGGTGACAATTCAGAACACAAGGAGGAGTATCCCGATCCCGACGACGATATCGGCGGTATCTCGACCCCGCCGGACGACGAGGAGATGCCGCTTGCGGATCACATCGAGGAGATGGTGCTTCGGCTCGCAGTGGTCTTTCTGTTCGGCGCTGCGGGGACCGCGATCGGGATCCTCTGGGCGTCGGAGGGGATCTCGTTCATCTGGTCCGATGTCGTTCCGCAGGCAACAGAGCGACCACCGCACCTGTACAGTCCGCTCGAGTTGTGGCTGACCCGGATCAAACTCTCCGCGCTGTTGGGGATCATGATCGCGCTGCCGATGTTGATCTATCAGTGTTACCTGTTCATGCGACCGGGGCTGTATCCGAACGAGCGCAAGTACTACCTGGCCGCCGTTCCGACCAGCGTCGTTCTCGGCGGGCTTGGCATGATCTTCTCGTACATCGTCGTCCTGCCGATCCTCTTCTCGTACTTTACGTTCTATTCGGAGGGCAGCGCCGAGATCGCCTACGCACTCGGCGAGACGTTCAACTTGGTCATCACGTTGACCGGCTTTCTCGCCATCGTCTTCCAGATTCCGCTGTTTATCATGCTCGCGATCATGCTGGGCGTGACGACCAGACGGTGGCTCGCACAGAAGCGACTCTACTTCTGGACGGCCTTCGCGGGGCTTTCCTTTATGTTCACGATGGATCCGACCTTCATGGCTCCGATCTTCGTGGCCATCACGATGATCCTCCTGTTCGAGGGAACGCTCCTCATCGTGAAGTGGACCGGCCGCGAGTAG
- a CDS encoding twin-arginine translocase subunit TatC gives MSSAVSEDTARAINTGRETIGAVLSSAQDNLQHVFIVFLLGFVGAFYALRVFIWDFLEATARAEMNANLSEATNIITRTPFEVILLQAKIGMIIGVIVAIPAVLYYSRDALRKRGLRSVVPVSRWYMAGLALISFMLFWLGLAYAFVVFFPFTFEFLAKVAFVAGVDPSWGITEFTQFMALLTISFGLAAQLPLMMGVLSYTEIVSYETFRNKWRHAIVAITVFGAVFSPPDPITQVMWALPLCGLYAFSLGLAKIVANIRRRGAAELDTGTGFMKRRVLQFTGVLLGTGALTAAFVNQDGFDRLEESVFPLLPSGLEPGGTTVLESIAIEYGTLGDVAVGLLVALGVGVVILVGYMIAVLRSPVYPREGDLRNATDPDEIDFQTLETGDIENVPAQVFLAMNEEQALEISRQAMYDDNKAKAETVLSRFDSLQAQQNADGDTTDEGADAGASADTAGEGGEPEDDGGLVSSTAAGMLDPFTEDETTEEDIGGYAYDLAFIFNSLTSKAIYIVGLFMLVLGGSFFALYQGGFTVILAQFVDRVPDDVLQEVAAANDAQVAGAESTTQLLREAGFVIALDPVEVLIFMIKISTILAFLAVLPLVLYWAWPAAKERGLVSGNSRVILVWSGLLLVGFVVGLFLGFYWIAPAVISYLITDAVNNGMEVTYRINSFSWLVIYATLGVGFLFNIIVTMAMFHVGGIVNYRTMLERWRSVVVGIFVIAAVASPKGILTMLALATPIALTYVLGLGVLYVLTGGGRLFGGGGGGQTDSDAAAVPE, from the coding sequence ATGAGTTCTGCGGTCAGCGAAGACACCGCCCGAGCCATCAACACCGGTAGGGAGACGATCGGTGCCGTCCTCTCCAGTGCACAGGACAACCTCCAGCATGTGTTTATCGTCTTTCTCCTCGGCTTCGTCGGGGCCTTCTACGCGCTTCGAGTCTTCATCTGGGATTTCCTCGAGGCCACGGCTCGAGCGGAGATGAACGCGAACCTCTCCGAGGCGACGAACATCATCACCCGAACGCCGTTCGAAGTGATCCTCCTGCAGGCGAAAATCGGGATGATAATCGGCGTCATCGTCGCGATTCCGGCGGTTCTGTATTACTCTCGAGACGCGCTTCGAAAGCGCGGGCTCCGGTCGGTCGTTCCCGTCTCGCGGTGGTACATGGCAGGGTTAGCGCTGATCTCGTTCATGTTGTTCTGGCTGGGACTGGCCTACGCGTTCGTAGTGTTCTTCCCGTTTACGTTCGAGTTCCTCGCGAAGGTCGCCTTCGTCGCGGGCGTCGATCCGAGCTGGGGGATCACGGAATTCACGCAGTTTATGGCGCTGCTGACGATCTCGTTCGGACTCGCGGCCCAGTTGCCGCTCATGATGGGCGTCCTTTCGTATACCGAGATCGTCTCCTACGAAACGTTCCGAAACAAGTGGCGTCATGCCATCGTCGCCATCACCGTCTTCGGTGCGGTTTTCTCGCCGCCGGATCCGATCACGCAGGTCATGTGGGCGCTCCCGCTGTGTGGACTGTACGCCTTCAGCCTCGGCCTCGCGAAGATCGTCGCCAACATCCGCCGGCGCGGCGCCGCCGAACTCGATACCGGAACCGGGTTCATGAAACGACGAGTGCTCCAGTTTACGGGCGTTTTGCTCGGCACTGGCGCGCTGACTGCCGCCTTCGTGAACCAAGACGGCTTCGACCGCCTCGAGGAATCGGTCTTTCCGCTGCTTCCGTCGGGACTCGAACCCGGTGGTACCACCGTTCTCGAGTCGATCGCGATCGAGTACGGGACACTCGGCGACGTCGCGGTCGGCTTGCTGGTCGCCCTCGGCGTCGGCGTCGTGATTCTCGTGGGCTACATGATCGCCGTCTTGCGATCCCCCGTGTATCCGCGAGAGGGAGACCTTCGAAACGCGACCGACCCCGACGAGATCGACTTCCAGACCCTCGAGACCGGGGACATCGAGAACGTGCCTGCGCAGGTCTTCCTCGCGATGAACGAAGAGCAAGCGCTCGAGATCTCCCGCCAGGCGATGTACGACGACAACAAGGCGAAAGCCGAAACGGTTCTGAGCCGATTCGACTCGTTGCAGGCCCAGCAGAACGCAGACGGCGATACGACCGACGAGGGAGCAGACGCCGGGGCGAGCGCGGACACGGCCGGCGAAGGCGGGGAGCCTGAAGACGACGGCGGACTCGTCTCGAGTACGGCGGCGGGGATGCTGGATCCGTTCACCGAGGACGAGACGACCGAGGAGGATATCGGCGGCTACGCCTACGACCTCGCGTTTATCTTCAACAGCCTCACCTCGAAGGCGATTTACATCGTCGGGCTGTTCATGCTCGTTCTGGGTGGGTCGTTCTTCGCGCTGTATCAGGGCGGGTTCACGGTGATCCTCGCACAGTTCGTCGACCGCGTTCCCGACGACGTCCTACAGGAAGTCGCAGCGGCAAACGACGCCCAGGTAGCGGGCGCCGAATCGACGACACAGTTGCTCCGCGAAGCCGGCTTCGTCATCGCGCTCGACCCCGTCGAGGTGCTGATCTTCATGATCAAGATCAGCACGATTCTGGCGTTCCTCGCGGTCCTCCCGCTGGTGCTTTACTGGGCCTGGCCGGCCGCCAAGGAACGCGGACTCGTCAGCGGGAACTCCCGCGTGATACTCGTCTGGAGCGGGCTCTTGCTGGTCGGGTTCGTCGTCGGGCTCTTCCTCGGGTTCTACTGGATCGCGCCCGCGGTGATCTCCTATCTCATCACCGACGCCGTCAACAACGGCATGGAAGTCACCTACCGGATCAACAGCTTCTCCTGGCTCGTGATCTACGCGACGCTCGGCGTCGGCTTCCTCTTTAACATCATCGTCACGATGGCGATGTTCCACGTCGGCGGCATCGTCAACTACCGGACGATGCTCGAGCGGTGGCGGTCGGTCGTCGTCGGCATCTTCGTGATCGCGGCTGTCGCGAGTCCGAAAGGCATCCTGACGATGCTCGCGCTCGCGACGCCGATCGCGCTCACCTACGTCCTCGGACTCGGCGTGTTGTACGTTCTCACCGGCGGCGGGCGACTGTTCGGCGGTGGCGGCGGCGGGCAAACCGACTCCGACGCCGCGGCAGTTCCCGAGTGA
- a CDS encoding ribbon-helix-helix domain-containing protein has protein sequence MPKISVEIPQELLDDLDAHVGDDGKFVNRSDAIRSSIRKNLDILDEIDDRHDRLEPDE, from the coding sequence ATGCCCAAAATCAGCGTCGAAATCCCGCAGGAACTACTCGACGACCTCGATGCACACGTCGGTGACGACGGCAAATTCGTCAATCGAAGCGACGCCATCCGCTCGTCGATCCGCAAAAACCTCGATATTCTCGACGAAATCGACGATCGACACGACCGACTCGAGCCCGACGAGTGA
- a CDS encoding 23S rRNA (uridine(2552)-2'-O)-methyltransferase, whose amino-acid sequence MTGKDHYYNKSKQEGYRSRAAYKLKQLADLENVIHGGDTVVDLGAAPGGWLQVAAERVGPQGTVIGVDLQRIKPLEDHDTVETVRGDMTEDRTRERVTDTAGGDVDVVVSDMAPNMTGEYHLDQARSLHLARQAFETSLELLETGGDFIVKVFEGPDVDAFRSDVEDEFQYVRATSPKASRDASSEIYLIGKGRLTAPIQTGDELEVDIVDVGTEGDGIASVDGYRLFVPDTEEGETVTVRVDDVKPNFGFAKRLDRD is encoded by the coding sequence ATGACTGGCAAAGACCACTACTACAACAAATCAAAGCAGGAGGGCTATCGATCTCGAGCGGCCTACAAGCTCAAACAGCTCGCAGACCTCGAGAACGTCATCCACGGGGGAGACACGGTCGTCGACCTCGGGGCCGCGCCGGGCGGCTGGCTGCAGGTCGCGGCCGAACGCGTCGGCCCGCAGGGAACCGTCATCGGCGTCGACCTCCAGCGAATCAAACCGCTCGAGGATCACGACACCGTCGAGACGGTTCGCGGGGACATGACCGAGGATCGAACGCGCGAGCGAGTTACCGATACGGCAGGCGGCGACGTCGATGTCGTCGTTTCGGACATGGCACCGAACATGACCGGCGAGTACCACCTCGATCAGGCGCGATCCCTTCACCTCGCTCGGCAGGCGTTCGAGACGTCGCTGGAACTGCTCGAGACCGGCGGCGACTTCATCGTGAAGGTGTTCGAAGGGCCCGACGTCGACGCGTTCCGATCAGATGTCGAAGACGAATTCCAGTACGTCCGCGCGACGAGCCCGAAAGCGTCCCGCGATGCGTCGTCGGAAATCTATCTTATCGGCAAGGGGCGGCTCACCGCGCCGATCCAGACGGGCGACGAACTCGAGGTCGACATCGTCGATGTCGGCACAGAGGGGGACGGGATCGCCTCGGTCGACGGCTATCGGCTGTTCGTTCCGGACACCGAAGAAGGCGAGACGGTGACGGTCCGGGTCGACGATGTCAAACCGAACTTCGGCTTCGCAAAGCGGCTAGATCGCGACTGA
- a CDS encoding DNA polymerase sliding clamp, which produces MFKAIVSAETLTSTLDSISVLVDECKIHLEEEGLEIRAVDPANVGMVDLSLDAAAFESYEADGGLIGVDLSRLEDIAGMAESGQLIQFELDEETRKLHIQIDGLEYTLALIDPDSIRQEPDIPDLDLPAEVVLEGKDLNRSVKAADMVSDHIALGVDESEEFFYVNAEGDTDDVHLELTRDDLIDLQVGPARSLFSLDYLKDMNKAIPADTEVTLALGEEFPIKMFFGYGDGNGQVTYMLAPRIQSD; this is translated from the coding sequence ATGTTCAAGGCCATCGTGAGCGCGGAAACGCTCACCAGCACGCTCGATTCGATCAGCGTGCTGGTCGACGAGTGCAAGATTCACCTCGAGGAAGAAGGCCTCGAGATTCGGGCCGTCGATCCCGCCAACGTCGGGATGGTCGACCTCTCGCTCGATGCAGCCGCGTTCGAATCCTACGAAGCCGACGGCGGACTGATCGGCGTCGACCTCTCGCGGCTCGAGGACATCGCCGGCATGGCCGAATCCGGCCAGCTCATCCAGTTTGAACTCGACGAAGAGACGCGCAAGCTTCACATCCAGATCGACGGGCTCGAGTACACGCTCGCGCTCATCGATCCCGACTCGATCCGACAGGAGCCGGACATTCCGGATCTCGACCTGCCGGCCGAAGTCGTCCTCGAGGGCAAAGACCTCAACCGATCGGTCAAAGCCGCCGATATGGTCTCGGACCACATCGCACTCGGCGTCGACGAAAGCGAGGAGTTCTTCTACGTTAACGCGGAGGGAGACACCGACGACGTCCATCTCGAGTTGACTCGAGACGACCTGATCGACCTGCAGGTCGGTCCGGCACGCTCGCTGTTCTCGCTCGATTATTTGAAGGACATGAACAAGGCGATTCCCGCAGATACCGAAGTGACGCTCGCACTCGGCGAAGAGTTCCCGATCAAGATGTTCTTCGGCTACGGCGACGGAAACGGGCAGGTCACGTACATGCTCGCGCCGCGGATCCAGAGCGACTGA
- a CDS encoding HalOD1 output domain-containing protein, which produces MVSPDDSAGSPSSHVVTVDGRQPSEAIISAIATLSGTDAASLPPLYDVIDPEALDSLYEHVRERNGGDSSAYQIVFPYEGYEVCVEFDGRIRLETS; this is translated from the coding sequence ATGGTCTCTCCCGACGATTCTGCAGGCTCTCCGTCGAGTCACGTCGTCACTGTCGACGGACGACAGCCGAGCGAAGCCATCATCTCCGCGATAGCGACCCTCTCGGGAACGGACGCGGCATCGTTACCGCCGCTATACGACGTCATCGACCCCGAAGCGCTCGACTCGCTGTACGAACACGTTCGAGAGCGCAACGGCGGAGACTCGAGCGCCTACCAAATCGTGTTCCCCTACGAGGGATACGAAGTGTGCGTCGAGTTCGACGGTCGGATTCGACTCGAGACGAGTTAG
- a CDS encoding alpha/beta fold hydrolase — translation MPRVTRDGVSIYYERDERADGTSGDPVVFVQGLGYGRWMWRWQREALAGEFDVIAPDNRGTGRSDAGLPPGVSKLPRRLRAPLLATLASYSIEGLAADLEAVLEDAGIFDAHLVGASMGGMIAQQYALEYSRAASLTLCCTSHGGPDAVPIPEETREQVFSTPKGATERERLRHRMRPAFTERFTNRNPHLMDRIIEWRLEQDADGPAREAQAGAVLDFDVADRLDRIRVPTLVLHGTADRVIPVENARLLEKKIPDATLETIEGGSHCVFIESSDEVNDHLRTFLRERVEASRPV, via the coding sequence ATGCCACGGGTCACTCGAGACGGGGTGTCGATCTACTACGAGCGAGACGAGCGTGCAGACGGGACGAGCGGCGATCCGGTCGTCTTCGTCCAGGGGCTCGGCTACGGGCGGTGGATGTGGCGCTGGCAACGGGAAGCCCTCGCCGGCGAGTTCGACGTGATCGCGCCAGACAACCGAGGAACCGGCCGATCGGACGCCGGCCTCCCGCCGGGCGTTTCGAAACTCCCGCGTCGACTGCGCGCTCCCCTCCTCGCAACCCTCGCCAGCTATTCCATCGAGGGGTTGGCCGCGGACCTCGAGGCCGTCCTCGAGGACGCCGGCATCTTCGACGCCCACCTCGTCGGCGCGAGCATGGGCGGGATGATCGCCCAGCAGTACGCCCTCGAGTACTCGCGGGCGGCCTCGCTCACGCTGTGTTGTACGAGCCACGGCGGGCCGGACGCAGTTCCGATCCCCGAGGAAACCCGAGAGCAGGTCTTTTCAACGCCAAAGGGCGCAACCGAACGGGAACGACTCCGCCACCGGATGCGCCCGGCGTTCACCGAGCGCTTTACCAATCGAAACCCGCATCTCATGGACCGGATCATCGAGTGGCGACTCGAGCAGGACGCCGACGGACCCGCTCGCGAGGCCCAGGCCGGTGCGGTACTCGACTTCGACGTCGCGGATCGACTCGATCGCATCCGGGTGCCGACGCTCGTCCTGCACGGCACTGCCGATCGAGTGATCCCCGTCGAAAACGCCCGCCTGCTCGAGAAGAAAATTCCGGACGCGACTCTCGAGACCATCGAGGGTGGCTCACACTGCGTTTTCATCGAATCGAGCGACGAGGTGAACGATCACCTTCGAACGTTCCTCCGCGAACGAGTGGAGGCCAGTCGGCCGGTGTAG